A section of the Salvelinus fontinalis isolate EN_2023a chromosome 33, ASM2944872v1, whole genome shotgun sequence genome encodes:
- the folr gene encoding folate receptor: protein MWWVLVLLLSLASRAQSLEKLNMCMDAKHHKKEPGAEGQLYKQCAPWKDNACCTANTSAEAHDDNSYLYNFNWNHCGVMTSKCKKHFTQDTCFYECSPHLGPWIQQVDQSWRKERILYVPLCQEDCHSWWDDCKDDFTCKQDWHYGWDWTTGRNRCPAEASCRKWTDFFPTAQIMCEKIWSDSYSYTNLPKSSGRCMQLWFTGKNPNEKVAEYYLNHAPWQRVTPASLLLLATMSLSIVLL, encoded by the exons ATGTGGTGGGTATTGGTCCTGCTGCTATCCCTGGCCAGCCGGGCTCAGTCTTTAGAAAAGCTCAACATGTGTATGGATGCCAAACACCACAAAAAAGAGCCTGGCGCCGAAGGACAACtctataaacag TGTGCTCCATGGAAAGATAATGCCTGTTGTACAGCTAACACCAGCGCGGAGGCCCATGATGATAACTCCTATCTGTACAACTTCAACTGGAACCACTGTGGTGTCATGACCTCCAAATGTAAGAAACACTTTACCCAGGACACCTGCTTCTACGAGTGTTCACCTCACCTGGGGCCCTGGATACAGCAG GTGGACCAGTCTTGGCGTAAGGAGCGGATCCTATACGTGCCTCTGTGTCAGGAGGACTGCCACAGCTGGTGGGATGACTGCAAGGATGACTTCACCTGCAAACAGGACTGGCACTACGGCTGGGACTGGACCAcag gCCGTAACCGTTGTCCTGCTGAGGCTAGTTGTCGTAAGTGGACAGATTTCTTCCCTACAGCCCAGATAATGTGTGAGAAGATCTGGTCAGACTCCTACAGCTACACCAACCTGCCCAAGTCTTCTGGCCGCTGCATGCAGCTGTGGTTCACCGGGAAGAACCCCAACGAGAAGGTGGCGGAATACTACCTGAACCACGCCCCCTGGCAACGTGTTACCCCCGCCTCACTCCTCCTCCTGGCAACAATGTCATTAAGCATTGTCCTGCTCTGA